A part of Onthophagus taurus isolate NC chromosome 7, IU_Otau_3.0, whole genome shotgun sequence genomic DNA contains:
- the LOC111414155 gene encoding KRAB-A domain-containing protein 2-like — MELHKQRFYEQLYERRKDVADNNRGLTREKYSSLIEEVKVAKAAKKKSPRMHWLLKHYDVLSVQGVEKLIVPLNNDLVDVCHGGRDRMMKKTKEKYKNIVRTEILLFINLCAPCQMKQKREKNGIISKPMIFNDLNSRCQVDLIDYQSHADGKYRFVLVYQDHLTKFVILRPLESKRAEEVAYHLVDIFTTFGAPVVLQSNNGREFCNRIIEELKSLWPELKLVHGKPRHSQSQGSVERANQDVENMLTTWMLENETEHWSQGLRFIQFMKNTSLHSGIKRAPYEAMFGDKPKIGLKTSNIPLEAMDSVTTEEDLENVINSILIENTETVQLETEQPALEGVSTEKDLEEVVTLVVTDNTQTGQSQLHQTATTENVPLENNNNTQTLSYEICGSCFNPTNRDASHAESTSLENSCNFCNRNRNIANARKGAYDGLQAQAKRMKLISDSTHPKPQIGSTVRIPVPDVDRGRGDARSVLAVVLEATEDGFYRLGTKVGVISKYYSRSEFSICPANILEIEEITKDKEVSLRSVATSQSTGHGQGFKKCYF, encoded by the exons ATGGAATTACACAAACAAAG gtttTATGAACAACTATATGAACGAAGAAAAGACGTTGCCGATAATAACCGCGGCTTAACGAGAGAAAAATATAGTAGTCTCATTGAAGAAGTAAAAGTTGCTAAGGctgctaaaaaaaaaagtccAAGAATGCACTGGCTCTTAAAGCATTATGATGTGTTATCTGTTCAGGGGGTAGAAAAACTGATAGTGCCTCTTAACAATGATTTAGTTGATGTTT GTCATGGTGGTAGAGATCGCATGATGAAAAAAACAAAGgaaaaatacaagaatatAGTGCGTActgaaattttattgtttattaacttGTGCGCTCCATgtcaaatgaaacaaaaaagggAAAAGAACGGAATTATATCAAAACCGATGATCTTCAATGATCTGAATTCCAGATGTCAAGTAGACTTAATCGATTATCAGTCGCATGCTGATGGTAAATACAGATTTGTCCTGGTGTACCAGGATcacttaacaaaatttgttattctGCGACCACTTGAAAGTAAACGCGCAGAAGAAGTCGCTTACCACCTTGTAGACATCTTTACCACTTTTGGGGCTCCTGTAGTTTTGCAATCTAACAATGGACGCGAATTTTGCAATAGAATtattgaagaattaaaaagtttgtggCCTGAACTAAAACTGGTCCATGGAAAACCGCGTCACAGTCAAAGTCAGGGTAGTGTCGAACGCGCTAATCAAGACGTGGAGAACATGTTAACAACTTGGATGTTGGAAAACGAAACAGAGCATTGGAGTCAAGGTCTACGATTCATACAATTTATGAAGAACACATCTTTGCACTCTGGAATAAAAAGGGCTCCATATGAGGCCATGTTCGGGGACAAACCGAAAATTGGATTAAAAACTTCTAATATTCCATTAGAAGCAATGGATAGCGTAACAACCGAAGAAGATCTGGAAAATGTGATTAATTCTATTCTGATTGAAAACACAGAAACCGTTCAACTGGAAACAGAGCAACCAGCGCTGGAAGGTGTTTCAAcagaaaaagatttagaagaaGTGGTTACGTTGGTTGTTACTGACAACACACAAACCGGACAATCCCAATTGCACCAAACAGCAACGACCGAAAATGTACCACtagaaaataacaataacactcAAACACTCTCGTATGAAATATGCGGTAGTTGTTTCAATCCCACTAATCGTGATGCCTCACATGCTGAGAGCACGTCCTTGGAAAATAGttgcaatttttgcaataGAAACAGAAACATAGCAAATGCCAGAAAGGGCGCTTATGATGGATTACAAGCTCAGGCAAAACGAATGAAATTAATATCAGATAGCACCCATCCAAAACCACAGATTGGATCAACTGTGAGGATTCCTGTTCCAGATGTCGATCGTGGCAGGGGAGATGCTCGGTCAGTTTTAGCGGTAGTGTTAGAAGCTACAGAAGATGGTTTTTACCGCTTGGGTACAAAAGTAGGAGTCATTTCAAAATACTACAGTCGTTCAGAATTTAGTATATGTCCTGCTAACATTTtggaaattgaagaaatcaCCAAAGATAAGGAAGTTTCTCTTAGATCGGTGGCTACAAGTCAATCTACTGGGCATGGGCAaggtttcaaaaaatgttact TCTAA